DNA from Chrysemys picta bellii isolate R12L10 chromosome 13, ASM1138683v2, whole genome shotgun sequence:
TATGTGGCTTCCTAGGTAATAGAATAACAAAGTTCTCGATATCTCAGTTAATGTTCTGTGGCCTCAATGGTATTGACCTTTTTTTGTGTGATTTTATCCCCCTTGTAAAACTCTCCTGCAATGACCCTCAGCAGACAGAAATGGTGACTGTTGCACTCAGCTGCATTTTCTCACTGTTTCCATTCCTTCTTACTTTGATGTCCTACATCTGCATCATcaccaccatcctgagaatcctGTCCACCACCACAAGGCAAAAGGGCTTTTCCACCTGCTTctcccacctcattgtggtgaGCATTTATTATGGAACTCTGTTGACTGTCAATATATTCCCAACCACCGACCTCCTGAGTGACTTCAAGAAAGTTCTGTTTGTCGTCTACACAGTCCTGACTCCGCTGGTcaatcccctcatctacagcctgagaaacaaagaggtccAGGAGGCCCTGAGGAAAGCGTGCAGGAAATTCATGCTTGGACTATGCTAATCGGTTAATTTCCTTGTGTTAAAATAGATATAACATGGGCTGGgtagggcctgaaccaaagcctgCTGTAGCCCCAGGTCGTGTTTCCTTGAGCTTCATTGGTCTTCAAGTCGTGCTCTTACAAAGTCACAGCCCTGGGACAAAGTGGAGATGGGGAGACCTGTGAAAACCTGTGACTCCATTGTTTTTATGGCCCATATAAGATGCCACAGTTGGATAATACTGGGCTGGTTGGAGACTTAAACTTGTGGCTACTGAAAGCCCAGACAATGAGGGGAGATTGTGCTCAGTGAGAGGGTGCAGGTGAAATGGACTCAGCTGGAACACTGAGCATCTATTCTGTGTAGGGTGtgtagatatatatacacacacaccactaaACAAATAAGATGCCTGCATTCTAAAAATACAGGGTTGCAATGTCAGCATGGAACTCTACTTTTACAAAAttgaataattattttttttttcatagagtATATTTCATCCCCAGGCTTCATTCAAAGGAAGAGAAAAGCCAAAGGAAACCCTCTGACCTGTGCCCCAGAACAGAGGACACCAGCACAGGCCTCTTATTTGCTCATTTTCAGCAACAGTTTAAGACCAGTTGTTTCCAGATATTTGGGGTccaagtgggatttttcaaagcctCTGGACACCTGCCCTTTCAGATGGGGCCCTGGAGGAAGTCAGGCAGGGGAATGCGCAACTTCCCCAGGTTTGTGCGTCGCTCTGGGGCCTCGGCATCTGGATGGGGCTCCACAGGGCACGGTCAGGGGCACCTACGGCCCATTTACTGCAAACACTTGGGTacctgcagggtttgctggcaGGCAAGCTGGGTGTGTGAATCCCAGAGGGCCGGAATCACTCAGTGTGCTGGTGGCAGGAAACCAACTATCCAGagtgccagtccagtgccctgtctgCTCCACCTCATCCAATTGTATTTGACAATGGGACCAAAGGGTGTGAGGAGTCCAACTGCCATTCACTGTTCATAGGATTTGGGGCCTTTTATGGGAAAACCCAGCTTGTTCATTTACAGCCAAACCACTATCCTGAGAACTTTCCCAGGGGATGTTTTCTACCAATTCCTTCTCGTGTTCCTCCATTTTCTCAGTGACCCTAGTAACTGCGTCTCTGTCACCAAAAGCATTGTGCAATAAAAGAACTAAACTGAGTCTTCTCTTTCTGTTGTCTCTCTTGTCAGACCTCCCGTTATCTGTCCCCTTAATGTCCGGTGTACTGTATAATGAGAaatagggggcagcagagggtcaGGGGTGGGAACGTTCAGcaatactgtataatgggcactaggggatAACAGAAGCTGAGGGACGAGGAAGGGGTGTCTgcactgtataatgggcactaagGGTCAACCAGGGTTTCAGACCAGTGTTTTGTGTCCATTCTTAGGATCTCTCGATCACACCTGATCATGGGGAATGACACATGGACAGCAGTAACATTAAAACAGTGATTTTAGTTAACATattgtttagttaaaatattaaGTGATTAAGAGTTGATAAACTTGGAATTTAACATTTGAAGTTAAAACGTGGAATTAAAAATGTAAGCCAAGCTTCATGATGATTCAGGTCTGTCCCTTTTTAATATATTCTGGCCCTATATTCAGTCGTAGCCTTCAAAGAACTAAGCAATAAGATTTCATCCATAACTGCTATATTTTTGTCCGGTTAATTAAATAACAAACAAGaaacctctttttttaaaaaaagccattaTGTGAGCCACAAATATTCAGATTTGGGCATTATGAAGAACAAAGCTTTGGTGACACAAAATTATCCAAGAAGAGAAAGGGAGAAAAGGCCGAACTCTTCTAGCAATTCAGTGGCAGTTGAGTGCTTGTTGTGTATGttacccatttttgaaaatcccaacctacaTATGTAAAGCACCCTGTTCTATCTGCATTTTATCTGAGAAAAAGTTGGGTAACGTTTTCAAAAACATGTAAGAGAacttcagaagtgacttaggagccttgttgactttcagtgagacttaggctGCTAAGCCTTGGTAACTAAGACACTGGGACCTAGGCAGCAGAATAATTTCTTCGCAATGGGAATAACATTCATCCAGTAAGCAGGATTTGTTTTAGGATGAAATGTTTTTCCTCTCTCCAGGACTTTTCCTTTGAGACTAGAAGTCCAACTCTACCAACATTGTCTAGAAATAAACCAAACACTAACTTCCCCTTGCCTGTTGCTTTCCCCACAGCAGATGTGCCTCGGGAGACTGTCTCTTCCCACAGAAGGATATATAATGAATCAGAAAAGACgttccccatttcacagagggtATGAGGCACAGGGTTACGTTACCAGAGATGGAACGGACCCTCGGTAGCTTTTATAGGTTGTCATTCCAGTTACTTGGCATGAGGAAGTAGGTGAATGCAGTGTGGACAGAAAACAGGCTGAGTAACCTGGATCCTGGTCTTGAAATGCTGCATGAGGAAGTGACAACAGAGACCCCAGCTGCTGACAGACCCACCTTACAGGTAAGTCAACCttttcctccctgctccttgAATCTTGAGGAGTTTGAAGCAATATAGGTTTGCAAGGTTACTAACCCCACTGGAATCCAAGGGAAACTGGGCACTGATCTCTCTTAAACACTCAACCCAAAGCAAAATGACTGAATTTGGGAAAAGGAAAGACCTGACAGGTCACGTCTATCCTAGGTctttacctagggtgaccagatgccccatttttaaagggacagtcccatttttggggactttttcttatataggcaccttttacgccctaccccctgtcccgtttttccacagttgctatctggtaaccctatccgtatctggcccccatcaccctggtatctgggcacctcactGCCTTGAATGTATCTATCCTCCCACCACCCCGTGTGATGCTATTACCTCTGCTTCACAAACAGAACCTGATGCACAGAGGGGCAGATTTATGGATGTATATTGGGCACCTCAAGACGCAGACCCCCCCAGTGGGATTGGAAATCGATGGGCATTAGGTATGGCCACTACTCAGGCGCCTATATGTGCATTGTTAAGTACCTACCggcctttggaaatctggcctcaAAATCACACAAGGAGCTGGTGATGAAGCAGGGAAATGAACCAACATCTGCCGAGTGAGTCCAAGGCCAACACTTCAAACACTGGAGCAGCCTTCCTTCCTCTCTAACCTCTTCTACATGCTATGCAAAAGAGTTTAATATTCTTGGTGGCACTGGCCTGGCTGGTGCACTGAGAGTTCAGCGAGGTGAGGTGGGTAATGCAGAGCTGATAGCTGCTGCTGTCCACAGTGCTCAGGGAGGAGACATTGATTATGAGCAGGCTTAGCAGtatgagattttatttttgtgaTTTGGACCactaatattgatttttattaaggattttttccccccagttatTAACTAATTTAATGTTGACTGTTGTGGGAAAATTCAATGGGGGTGCAGTTGGGGTAGGACTGACAACGGGGGTACGGGGGGACTCCCAGCAGTGACAGCGGAGATACTGGTGGCTCCCTGCACTACCGAGGGGTCCAGGACACCAGCGCAAGGGGCAGGGAAGGTAGCTGCTCTGACCCTATTGTTGGATGGCTCTGTCCATGGGCAGAAGCCATTCAGCCATTCAACAGTGGTGGGCCCACAGCGaggcactcctcctcctcctcctcctcctcctcctcgcagaCCAGGCTGGGGCTCTCGGCTCTGGCAGCCTTCTCAGTGCCtggtgcctgcagggatgggTATCACTGGCCCCACAGCCGTGCAGGGAGCCCTCAGCAGCTCTGCTGTCCCAGCCCCGCTCGCTCACTCCCAGGACAGCTGGGTGCAGAAGGCTCCGTGCACGGCCACTGGGCCAGTGACATCATCTCTGCAAGCGCAAGGTGTGGGGAAGGCTGCACTAGCACCGACTGTTGCTGATATAGTTTGTTGTTGGTTCAGGGTGTCAGCTGATATCAACGTTTACCAATGTCTGTCAATGGAAATCGAATCCTGCCGAGCTGAGCTATAAGTTTCaaagaaggctaaaggcattaGCTATCCAAATCCCATTGGAACCAAAGGGCCCcatccttgaagtcagtggaaattttatctctgacttcagtgggagaagtagacagaacagaaatattcctgGGGTGTAAAAATAACCTTGTGCATAActctgtgcaggatcagggccttactgaGCAGTTAATAAGGATTAGTAAATCAGTCTAATAAAAGacatgacctcacccaccttgtctctctaaggatCAGCAATGACAAGAGAGACAGTAAGGGCAGACTAGATAGCCACAAACAGAGaaagaattaattttgttttagCCAAAGAAGAAAATGTAGAGCTGATAAAAACTTCTGATGGAAAATGTGTCAATCAAGATCAAAATGTTCCCTGGGAACATATCAATTTCTACAAAATGTTGTCCAGGAAGTTATTGTATAGAGCTTtatgaaataatataaaatgaaataatataaaaatgacataatataaataaatttaaataactataaaatacaatgtaatataaaataaaaaataacctagaaatgcaattaaaaatggatacatacattttttaaaaatgaaaattggaatgaaaacccCAACATTTGAAATCACAGAATTGACAATGAAATGGAAGTTTGGGTTCTACATCCCTCTCACAATATGAAAATAGCACATTTCTTACAAATTTCAAATTTtatacagaatttttttcttgCAAGAGAGAATCCATTTCTAGCTAACATAGTGGTTTCCAGCTGGAgttcttttgtttgcttgttttttaatgaagATCATGTCTCTATATGTAGAGTGTCCGAATGAAGGACAATGAAATCTTGGCCTAGGGAAGGAGAGGCATTTGTCTGACGATAAAAACTTTCATATGGCTCTAATACAGTTAGACAGCCCATTTCCACTTCAATTCATTTGGAGTTGGCTCCCCACACACTGCAAATCCCACCCTTAGTTGcttggtttgtttctttgttgCGGCTTCCTCTAAAATATCATATCTTGGCCTGTTTGGCCCATGGATCTCCAATCTATAAAAGACATTGTTCTGCTTTCATACACCAGGCAGTGAAACGTGTGACTATTTCAAGCAATACGTTTTTGTACTGTTGTACCTAAGCCCCATCACAATAGTGTTAGAGTGCTTGATGCCACCAGTCAAGTTATTACACAAGTTTCGAGAGATTAAAGTTTTGTTGAACCTGCAGCCAGCTCAGATATGAAATCTGCCCCAGGGATCACGAGATgacatttcccctcccctggccTCCATTCTCCACTCACCCACCATTCTAATAGCCAGCAGAGGGGGACAATGAAAACAGTGCTGATGATTTATTGAGTGAACATTGCTTTTCATTTACATTGCAGTTAATTTCTTTCTTGTAGATAAACCCCATGGCAAATCCAGAAAAGGGAAATCAAACGTCTAacacagaattcatcctcctgggattcggGGATCTCCCTAAACTGCAGCTCCTCTTCCTGCtgttcctagtgatctacatTGCGACCGTGGCTGGGAACGTCCTCATCATGGTGCTAGTTGtgactgatcagcaccttcacacccccatgtacttctttctgggaaacttgtcctgcttggagacctgctacagctccaccatcctgcccagggtTCTGGTTGGTCTCCTGACTAGGAACAGGACTATTTCATTCAATGGGTGTGTTACACAATATTATTTCTTTGCTTCTATGCTTGCTACAGAATGCCTTCTCCTGTCggtgatgtcttatgatcggtatttagcaaTATGCAATCCACTACACTATGCAGCCCGTATGAGTGACAGGTCTTGCCTACAGCTTGCAGGTGGCTCTTGGATAGGTGGCTTCCTTCTTTGTAGCATAACAACATTGTTGATATCACAGTTAACGTTCTGTGGCCCCAATGGTATTGACCATTTTTTTTGTGATTTCATCCCCCTTGTAAAACTCTCCTGCAATGACCCTCACCTCATGGAAACGTTGGCTTTCACAGTGAGCTTGCTTTTCTCACTGGCCCCATTCCTGCTTACCTTGATGTCCTACATCTGCATTATCActaccatcctgagaatcccatCCACCACCgggaggcaaaaggcctttt
Protein-coding regions in this window:
- the LOC112061139 gene encoding olfactory receptor 6F1-like, translated to MANPEKGNQTSNTEFILLGFGDLPKLQLLFLLFLVIYIATVAGNVLIMVLVVTDQHLHTPMYFFLGNLSCLETCYSSTILPRVLVGLLTRNRTISFNGCVTQYYFFASMLATECLLLSVMSYDRYLAICNPLHYAARMSDRSCLQLAGGSWIGGFLLCSITTLLISQLTFCGPNGIDHFFCDFIPLVKLSCNDPHLMETLAFTVSLLFSLAPFLLTLMSYICIITTILRIPSTTGRQKAFSTCSSHLIVVSIYYGTLLIVYMFPTTDILSDFKKVLSVVYTILTPLVNPLIYSLRNKEVQEALRNACRKFMFGPC